A single region of the Fusarium fujikuroi IMI 58289 draft genome, chromosome FFUJ_chr05 genome encodes:
- a CDS encoding probable G protein alpha chain, with the protein MCFGSRDKGDRGLARSRDIDKQLRQDEKRLSKEVKLLLLGAGESGKSTVLKQMKLIYSQGFSKNEKLEWKPVIFSNIVQSFKVIAEAMNEHDLQFDNPDNEKHMAHILVDHEISPHDPMPADYLEPIKALWVDNGVRAAIGMGNEYALHDNLTYFIEDIDRLWGEDYVPDDQDLLRSRLRTTGITETIFDLGQLTYRMFDVGGQRSERKKWIHCFENVNCLLFLVAISGYDQCLVEDKDGNQMNEALMLWESIANSHWFARSALILFLNKMDLFKEKLPKSPITNHGFTDYHGPKDDYKAASKYFLDKFKALNRNTEKEIYGHFTNATDTNLLKITMASVQDMIIQRNLKQLIL; encoded by the exons ATGTGCTTTGGAAGTCGGGATAAGGGTGATCGCGGTCTTGCGCGATCTCGTGATATCGACAAGCAGCTTCgccaggatgagaagaggcTATCCAAGGAGGTCAAGCTCCTCTTGCTAG GTGCTGGAGAATCTGGAAAGTCAACTGTCCTCAAGCAGATGAAGCTCATTTATTCTCAAGGCTTCAGCAAAAACGAGAAGCTGGAATGGAAGCCCGTCATCTTTAGCAACATTGTTCAGTCTTTCAAAGTTATTGCCGAGGCAATGAATGAGCACGATCTCCAATTCGATAACCCCGACAACGAG AAACATATGGCCCACATACTTGTCGACCACGAAATTAGCCCTCACGACCCAATGCCTGCCGACTATCTCGAGCCTATCAAAGCCCTGTGGGTAGACAATGGTGTTCGAGCAGCCATTGGGATGGGCAACGAATATGCGTTGCACGACAACCTGACCTA CTTCATCGAGGACATCGACAGACTCTGGGGAGAGGACTATGTACCTGATGATCAGGATCTTCTCCGATCGCGATTACGAACTACTGGTATCACAGAGACCATCTTCGACCTCGGCCAACTAACCTACCGAATGTTTGATGTTGGCGGCCAGCGTTCAGAACGAAAGAAGTGGATTCACTGCTTCGAAAATGTCAACTGCCTATTGTTCTTGGTCGCAATTAGTGGTTATGATCAGTGCTTGGTTGAGGACAAGGATGGG AACCAAATGAATGAGGCGCTCATGCTTTGGGAGTCGATTGCCAACTCCCACTGGTTTGCCAGATCAGCGCTGATCCTCTTCCTGAATAAGATGGATTtgttcaaggagaagctcccCAAGAGCCCTATTACGAACCACGGGTTCACCGATTACCATGGACCTAAGGACGACTATAAGGCGGCGAGCAAGTACTTCTTGGATAAGTTTAAGGCTCTGAACCGAAACACCGAGAAGGAGATTTATGGCCATTTCACCAATGCTACCGATACGAACCTGCTCAAAATCACCATGGCCTCAGTCCAGGACATGATCATCCAACGCAACCTCAAGCAGCTCATTCTCTAA